The following DNA comes from Tepidisphaeraceae bacterium.
ACCTCGACTGCGGTGCGTCACTCTAGACCCATGGCCCGAATTTGCCAAGGTATGATCGGCGGGTAAGAAAAAGGGGCGATTTGCGGCGCAGGATGGAGCAGTGCCCTTGAAAGCGGGCGTCCGCCGGTCCTCAGACCCCGCACCACTCCCCCTATTCCGCCATTTCAGCGGCGGCGACGTCCATCAGCCACGTCAACTGCCCCATATCGGGCGCGATCAACTGTGCCGGATACAATTCGGGATTGCGCTCCCCTTCCAGAATATGCTGCAATGCCGGAGCCTTATTCTTGCCTGCGACGAGGAACAGCACCTGTCGAGACCGGTTGATGAACGTCGCGGTCATCGTGATGCGCCAGCTCGCGCCGGTTGTTGATTTCTCGACGAACTGCGCGACGCAGCTTCGCGCCGTCTCCGCCAACGCGGGCGTGTGCGGGAAGAGGCTGGCGGTGTGGCCATCGTCACCCAGCCCCAGCAGGCATAGATCGGGCCCACCTGCCTCACCGAAGAGATCGCTGAGGTGTTCCTCGTACTTGTCGGCGGCGCTCGAGGGCTCAGTTTCCCCTTCCATCCGGTACACATTGTCCTGCGGAATGGGCACCTTGCTCAGCAGCGTCTCCTTGGCCATGCGGTAGTTGCTCTCGGCATGGTCCGGCGGCACGCAACGCTCGTCGCCAAACAGCACGCGCACCTTCGTCCAATCGATGCGCAACCTGTACGGCTCGGCCGCCAGCAGCGTGTGCAGCGCCTTGGGCGTCGACCCACCCGACAGCACGACCGAAAAGTTGCCATGGTCGGCAATTGCCCACTCACAAATAACCGCCAACCGCTCCGCCGCCTCGGCGGCGATGTCGGCGGGGGTCGGGACGACTTTGATTTCTGGGATGTTCACAGCGACAGAGAGTGCGTTAGTCAGGTGAAAATCGCAAGATGTGAATTTACACCGTTGGCGGCAGAGGCTCAGGTGGAAAGTCGACGCCCGCGTAGATCTCGCTCAGCGGCAGCGCGACGTCCAGGCTGCTCAGCCGCACGACCGCCCCCGGCCCGTGCACCGGTTGGAAAAGCCAGTTGCCGTCGGCCTGTCGCGTGTAGACATCCACCCATGCCGCGTTCTGCGACACCATCACGTACTCGTCGACCGAGTCGAGCCGCAGGTACTTCTTGAACTTCTCCGTGCGGTCGTACGCCTCCGTTCCTGGCGACGTCACCTCCACGATCACCTTCGGGTTCAACACCGACTTCGGTGGCGTCTCCGTGTCGAACTGCGTCGGCCCGCAGATCACGCTGACGTCCGGATAGACGTACAACGGCGTGCCCTTGATGCGCACCCGCAGGTCGCTGCTGTAGACTCGACAGGGCTTACCCTTCAGCGCGTTGCGCAGCTCACCCGCGAAGTTCGCCGAGATGAGGGCGTGCGACTCCGATCCTCCCGCCATCGCGATTATCTCGCCAAGCGGAACGATGTAGCCGTCGCGGTACTCCAGCTTCTCTTCCGACGCCTCGTCGAGCCGAAAGTACTCTTCGATGCTATAGCGACGTTCTCGTTCGATGGCCACCTGCATAGCGTTTACCATGATAACCGGCGATAAGGGCAGATGCCTAACGGGCCCTGGAAGCGACTCGCGTGATGCGATCAATCGTGCGCTCGGACCTCAAATCCCGGAACGCGTAAGCTGGCTGGCGACGGAATCGATGCCGCCCAAATCGCGACAGCCACGGCGATGAGCGGTGCCAATCGGACACCCCAGCGAAACCCAATAAATGACGGCATATCTCCGTCTCTTACGTTATCCGTCCCAATGAACAGTAACCACGCATACCCGACGGCGAGCGGTACAAGCAACCAAGGCAGCCGCGCAATGCGCGCCTTGAGGCGGCTCCGTCGGATAACGAGCCACCCAATCAGGATCGTGGGCCACGTAGCAAGGAGGAACATGAGCGCGCCTCGGATGTACCAAGAAGCCTGCGAACCACGCCAGAAGTTGTGGCCCGGCGCGTACGAGGTGCCTAGCAAAGGCGCGACGATCTCTTCCATCACCCCACCCCATGCGCCGGCTTCGGCAGTTCGTCATGAATCGTCTGCTGCTTCGGCTGTTCGCCGTTGAACGAAAATAGGATCATGTCGTCGTCGATGCGGGCTTGCAGGTGGACGGGGCGGCGCCAGATCTTGTAGACGTTCTTCAGCGTTTCGATGGCGGTCTTGATCTCGATGTCCAAGCCGTTGTGCTTCTGGGCCAGGTACAGCTCGCCGCGGTTGGCGTAGTTGCCGTCGGCGACGTAGACGAACGGCTGGCCCATGTTCGTCAGGTGGTACAGCATCGTCTGCTTGATGCGTTTTGGGTCGCGCGACAGGATCTTGATCTGCCCGGTGCGCTCGTCGCGGCCGTACTGGTAGAACTTGTGCTTTTCGATGAACTCGGGGGTCATGAACTCGTCGATGAAATTCACGTCGTTGTAAACGCGGCGCACCTCGAAGATCTTCTCGCGGCCTTGGCCGAGGCCTTTGTCCCAGCTCTTTTTTTGGCCGAGCGTGTCGGCGTCGTCGTAGTCCTTGCCAAACTTGCCCTTGTTCCAGCGGTCTTCAATGTCGCGGAACAGCTCCAAACCGATCTTGTACGGATTGAAATTGCCCGGCGGCATGTGGACGGTGCCGCTGTGGTGGTCGGCATAGTCGATGACCTCCCTGGCCTCCACGAAGTGCCGCGTCATCAGCGTGCTGTGCCAGTAGCTGGCCCAGCCCTCGTTCATCACCTTCGTCATGCCCTGCGGGGCGTAGTAGTAGCTCTCCTCGCGCACCATGGCCAGGCAGTCTTGCTGCCAGTCCTCAAGGCCGGCGTGTTCGATCAGGTAGAGCAGCACGTCGCGCGTCGGCCGGGCCGGCGTGGCGTGTCGCATCTTGGCGGCCTCCTCGCGGTGGCGCCGCTGTTCAGCTTCGATTTTTTCGGGCGGGTTGATCCAGCGGTCCAAGTAGTCCTTGCTCTTGAACTTGCCGGTCGGCTGATCTTCGCGCTTCGTGTCCTCCTTCTCGCGCTCCAGCGGCCCACGGTTGAGGAACATGCTGTGCGGATCGATGAGGTGCTCGACGCTCAGGCAGACGTCCAGCCACGCCTCGACGGTGTCGTACCCGTGCTTCTCGATGTGCCGGCGGACGTGCGTGGCGTGGTTGGCCATCTCGTCCATCATCTTGCGGTTCGTCTGGCTGAACCACAGGTTGCTCTTGAAGAAGTCGCTGTGCCCGTAGACGTGGGCGATCACCAGCTTCTGGTCGACCAGCGGGTTGCTTTCCTGCAAGTAGGCGTAGCAGGGGTCGTTGTTGATGACCATCTCGTAGATGCGACCGAGGCCGTAATGGTGCTGCTTGCGGAGCTTCTCGTACTCCATGCCGAATCGCCAGTGCGGGTACCGCTGCGGGAACCCGCCGTAGGCCGCGATCTGGTTCATCTGCTCGTAGTCGCACATCTCGAAGATGACGGGAAAGAAATCGAGCCCGTACGACGCCGCCTGCTCGCGGATCTGCTTTTTCGCAGCGAGAAGTTCGGCGGGAAATGGTGCGAGGGTGTGCGAGGCCATACGGCGTACCTCTGTCCTAGCGGGTTTGACGAACCAATGCGGGGACCGCAGCGCGCGGGCCGCTGCTCCATCATACGCCGGCTGGAACGTCGAGGCAGCGGCTTAAGCGGGCCGGCGGGCATTCCATGCGCGCAGGAGCCGCGTATCGAGACCCACTGCGAGCACGGCCAGCAGGATGAAGCAGCCTGCGGTCAGCTTCAGGATCTCTTCGATCGCAGCGCCCCAGCCGAACATGTCGTACGCGACGTGGACGATGAAGGTCACGACGGCGACGCCGAGCATCTGCACCATCAGCGTGGCCCGCGCCAGCACCAGCCGATGCCGCCACGCCAGGTAGAACGCCGGCACCACGTACGACAGGACGAGCACGTCGTCGATATGATCCGTCATTCGGTCGTGCGGGTTCCAGGACATCGCAGCATGAATCCACCGGTCGATGCGCTCGTGCAACCGGAACATGTCGTCGAACGCCACCACGCAGAGCAGCACGCCGAACGACATCCAAAATTGCCGCACCTTCGTCTGCGGCAGGCGTTTGGCGATGTTCAGCGAGACGACGCCCGACGCGACCAGCACCCCCACCGCTGCCAGCGTGCCGAGGTGCTTCTCACCGAACAGGCGATGGTTGTTGCCGTAGATCCATTCGCTGAGCGCAACGCACAGCAGGATCACCAGCGTGTTGGACAGCAACACCCACTTCGCCACCGAACGCCACCCCGGCGGTGGGCTGACACGCCGAACGCTAAGGCGCACCAGTGCCAACAGCGATTCGTCGTGGCGTTGAGCCGAACCAGCAGCAATCAATTCCGGTGCAGTAGCAGGCTGATCCATTGATTTTGATCATATCGGCTTTGCGCAAGGATTTCATCAAATCTGTGCCGTACCTCCTACAGTACCGCGTTGAGTGTACATCTCTTCATTCGCTCCGCGGTGCAACCGCTAGAAGGTGTTATGGACTGTTGATCGTCCACAGGAGGTCTGGGTGCCACGGGTGGTACTCCGCCCGTGTCCATGCCAGTGGGATGAACACGGGTGGAGTACCACTCCCGTGGCACCCAGGCTCAGGGACGGAACCGCCGGTCGCCGGTGAGCGAGAACACTGCGCGTTCCATCATCGCAGGCGGGATTGCGATCAACGCGAGAAAGAACAGAGAGATCGCCGCCCATCCTGCCAACTCGCCATCACGCCTGCGCGCTGCGGCGTACGCGAGAACGGACGTCGTCGTACCGATACAAACCGCTAGCAGCGCCCGCCAATACGCAAGGACGAACTTCACAAGCAGCGATGACTCCGTCCAACTGCCATGCAACAATCCCCAAGCCAGAAAAATCAAGATCGCGCCGGTCAGCGTTAATGCAACTGCGAACACACGTGCCAATCCGCCTTGAATGGGACGATCGCCCAAGTCGAGCCGACCAAGGACCAGTACAACCAACCCAGCACAGGCTACGGCGAGACCGACGACAACTCCGATCAGCAACAGATAGAACACGGGCTAATGCCCCTTCCCAAAAAACGTCTTGATCGAATCGTAAATATCATCCTTCGAGTTCACCCGGCTCGTCAGCACCTTCGGACTCGCCCGCAAGTGCTCGTGCAGCACGTTGATGAAGTTGCCGCTGCCGTAAGCGCTGGCGACCTGGCAGTAGCCGAACATGTTGCAGATGGGCAGCAGTTGTTCTTTTAAGATCTTCACGCAATCGCGGCTATCGGCTTCTGAACTGTTGTCGCCGTCGCTGAAGTGGAAGAGGTAGATATTCCATTCCTCGGGGCTGTAGTGGGCATCCAACAGGTTCTTGGCGGTGCGGTAGGCGCTGCTGATCTTGGTGCCGCCGTCCTCGCGCAGGTGGTAGAACGTGTGCTTGTCGACCTCTTTAGCCGACACGTCGTGCACGATGTAGCGGCTCTCGATGCCCTCGTAGTTCTTTCTAAGCCACGTGTCGATCCAGAAGCTTTCCAGGCGCACGAGCTCCTTCTGTTCCTCGCCCATCGACCCGCTGACGTCCATCATGAAGATGATGACCGCGTTGCTCTGCGGGCTCTTCACTTCCTTCCAGCTGCGATACCTTATGTCCTTCTTTTCCGGAATGATGATCGGGTTCAGCGGATCGTAATTGCCCGTCATGATCTGCCGTTTGAGCGCTTCCTTGTACGACCGCTTGAAGTGCCGCAGCGATTCGGGCCCCACGCGGCGCAGGCTGCTGTACTTCTCGCGCACCGTGGTGATGCGATGGCTGCCCTTGGGTTCGATGCGCGGCAGCTTCAGTTCTTCCGCAAGAATGTCGGCCAGTTCATCCAGCGATAAGTCGACCTCCATCAAGTGCTGGCCCGCGTCGTTGCCACCCTGCCCTTTGCCTTTGCCCTTCTGGCCTTGGCCGACACCGTCCCCTTCGTTGCCGTCACCGGCGCCCACGCCTTCACTGTTGTCACCGTAGCGAAAGTGCGGCAGATCGACGCCGCGCACGGGGATGCTGATGAGGTGCTTGCCCTCCTTGCCGATCAGCTCGCCCTTCGTGAGGAACTTGCGCAGATCGTCGCGGATGCGCCCCTTCACGATCTGGCGGAAGCGTTGATGGTCCTTTTCGATCTTGAGGATCATGCGGAAGACCTCTCGTCGGCTCGGACTTCATTCGTGTTAACTGACACGCCGTAACGACAGCCATGTTCCCAGCAACAGCAGGACCAGGGAACCGGCAACGCCGACGATCGTGCCGATCTGCCGGGCGTTGATCGCGTCGCGGGCGGCGTCCGTCAGGTAGAGCGACGTGACGCCATAGCGAGCGTCGGTCAGCCAGAAGAACACCAGGCCAAGCAGGCCGGCGACGATCAACATCTTGTGCGAGCGCGGTTGATGCATCGTGATTTCAATCCTTCTTCGTGCCGCTGCGGTACTCGGTGGTCAACATTCCGGCGAAGCCCCAGTTTTCCAGCTCGATTTCATCGATCACGATATGCGTGTGTTCCGGCCGCTTGCCGAGCACACGCACGAGCGTATCGGTAACTTCACGAACAATCTGCCGCTTCTGGTCGGCCGTCACGCCGTCCTTGGTAATCTTGATGTTCACATAGGGCATAAACTTCTACCGTACCGCTGATCGATTCAATCGTCATCCTGAGGTACTCCGAAGGATCTCCCCCCGTATTCGTACATGGGACGGAAGATCCTTCGGTGATCATCAAGTGCGACCAGTTCGCTCCGGTCCCTCTCCCGGTACTCCGGGAGAGGCTAGGTGAGGGTGATTCTTGTTCTTACCGAAGCCGTCAGCAGTTCGAAATCACCCTCACCCTAACCCTCTCCCGGAGTACCGGGAGAGGGGACCGGAACCAATAAACACCCTCTCAGGATGACGCACTGGGAACGGAATTCACGTCACGACCTCAATCATCCTGCTTCCCATCGCCGCGGGCGAAGATGCTGGCGACATAGTTGAGCACGTCCGTCGCGCTCGTTTCGTTGTAGCCGAAGTATTTGATCAGCCGCTGCTTCACCACGTCGATCTTCTGCTGCGTCTCGTCGTCGACCACCGACGATACAAGGTTCTTCAGCTTGATCGTGTCGCGCTGGTCCTCGAACAGCTTCAGTTCCAGCGCCTTCAGCAGCCGGGCGTTGGTGTTGTACTCGAACTTCCGGCCATCCAGCGCGAGCGCGCCGATGTAGTTCATGATCTCCTGCCTGAAGTCATCCTTCCGCGAATCGGGGATGTCGATCTTCTCCTCTATGCTGCGCATCAACCGCTCGTCGGGGTTCTCGTCCTTACCCGTGTAGCGATTGCGCACGCGCTCGTGTTGCGTGTAGGCGCGAACGTTCTCGATGTAATTGGCGGCCAGGCGCTTGATGGCCTCTTCGTCGGCGCTGATCGCCCGCTGCACTTCGCCCTTCAGGATGTCCTCGTACTCCTCGCGAACGACGGCCAGCAGTTCCTTGTACTCCTTCTTCAGTTCCTCATCGGTGATCAGCGAATGATGCGACAACCCCTCTTCCAGCTCGTTCATCGCCATGAAGGGGTTGATGGCCTTCTCGATCACCGCCTGATGGCTCACCAGCGCATTGCTGATCTTGTCCTGAATGTACCGCGGCGAAATGCCCTGCATGCCCTCGCGCGGGGCCTCTTCCTTTAGTTCCTTGATCGATTCTTCCGTGAACCCGGGAATGCTCTTGCCGTTGTACAACTTCAGCTTCTGCAGCTTGGTAATCCCCGCCTTCTTCGGCTCGCTTAAGCGCGTCAGCACCGCCCACATCGCCGCGACCTCGATCGTGTGCGGGGCGATGTGCATTCCGCGGATGCGTTCGGGGCCGAAGTCCTTCAGGTAAATCTTCACCTCGTCTTCAAGGCGAATGTTGTACGGCACGTCGATCTTGATGGTGCGGTCGCGGAACGCCTCCATCATCTCGTTGCCCTGCAGCTTCTTGTACTCGGGCTCGTTCGTGTGACCCAGGATCACTTCGTCGATGTACGTCTGCGCAAACTTCTTCGGCTTGATCATGTGCTCCTGAGACGCCCCCAGCAGGTCGTACAGGAACGCCACGTCCAGCTTCAGCACCTCGATGAACTCCACAATCCCGCGGTTGGCCACGTTCAGTTCACCGTCGAA
Coding sequences within:
- a CDS encoding 4-oxalocrotonate tautomerase family protein encodes the protein MPYVNIKITKDGVTADQKRQIVREVTDTLVRVLGKRPEHTHIVIDEIELENWGFAGMLTTEYRSGTKKD
- a CDS encoding DUF444 family protein encodes the protein MILKIEKDHQRFRQIVKGRIRDDLRKFLTKGELIGKEGKHLISIPVRGVDLPHFRYGDNSEGVGAGDGNEGDGVGQGQKGKGKGQGGNDAGQHLMEVDLSLDELADILAEELKLPRIEPKGSHRITTVREKYSSLRRVGPESLRHFKRSYKEALKRQIMTGNYDPLNPIIIPEKKDIRYRSWKEVKSPQSNAVIIFMMDVSGSMGEEQKELVRLESFWIDTWLRKNYEGIESRYIVHDVSAKEVDKHTFYHLREDGGTKISSAYRTAKNLLDAHYSPEEWNIYLFHFSDGDNSSEADSRDCVKILKEQLLPICNMFGYCQVASAYGSGNFINVLHEHLRASPKVLTSRVNSKDDIYDSIKTFFGKGH
- a CDS encoding Uma2 family endonuclease gives rise to the protein MAIERERRYSIEEYFRLDEASEEKLEYRDGYIVPLGEIIAMAGGSESHALISANFAGELRNALKGKPCRVYSSDLRVRIKGTPLYVYPDVSVICGPTQFDTETPPKSVLNPKVIVEVTSPGTEAYDRTEKFKKYLRLDSVDEYVMVSQNAAWVDVYTRQADGNWLFQPVHGPGAVVRLSSLDVALPLSEIYAGVDFPPEPLPPTV
- the pgl gene encoding 6-phosphogluconolactonase, producing the protein MNIPEIKVVPTPADIAAEAAERLAVICEWAIADHGNFSVVLSGGSTPKALHTLLAAEPYRLRIDWTKVRVLFGDERCVPPDHAESNYRMAKETLLSKVPIPQDNVYRMEGETEPSSAADKYEEHLSDLFGEAGGPDLCLLGLGDDGHTASLFPHTPALAETARSCVAQFVEKSTTGASWRITMTATFINRSRQVLFLVAGKNKAPALQHILEGERNPELYPAQLIAPDMGQLTWLMDVAAAEMAE
- a CDS encoding SpoVR family protein, with protein sequence MASHTLAPFPAELLAAKKQIREQAASYGLDFFPVIFEMCDYEQMNQIAAYGGFPQRYPHWRFGMEYEKLRKQHHYGLGRIYEMVINNDPCYAYLQESNPLVDQKLVIAHVYGHSDFFKSNLWFSQTNRKMMDEMANHATHVRRHIEKHGYDTVEAWLDVCLSVEHLIDPHSMFLNRGPLEREKEDTKREDQPTGKFKSKDYLDRWINPPEKIEAEQRRHREEAAKMRHATPARPTRDVLLYLIEHAGLEDWQQDCLAMVREESYYYAPQGMTKVMNEGWASYWHSTLMTRHFVEAREVIDYADHHSGTVHMPPGNFNPYKIGLELFRDIEDRWNKGKFGKDYDDADTLGQKKSWDKGLGQGREKIFEVRRVYNDVNFIDEFMTPEFIEKHKFYQYGRDERTGQIKILSRDPKRIKQTMLYHLTNMGQPFVYVADGNYANRGELYLAQKHNGLDIEIKTAIETLKNVYKIWRRPVHLQARIDDDMILFSFNGEQPKQQTIHDELPKPAHGVG